From the Plasmodium brasilianum strain Bolivian I chromosome 7, whole genome shotgun sequence genome, the window TGGAAAAATACTTTTGCaacgataaaaaaaaaaaagaaaaaaaggaaatgaaaagaaaagaaaaaaggtaAAGAAATGAAGGAAAGATGAGATAAAAGGAGGGggtatttttcaaattttctccatattttgtttttactcttattattatatccTCTATTTTCCTAGCCTTCTCTTCTTTAACAATGGCTATCCTTGACACttgaaagaagaaaaaaacaaaaaattctTGTTAGTATTATTATGGTGTAATAAAgtagtttattttattactaacTATACaatatttctcatttttattttatcatttctttgtattttttttttaacatttatattttattatttcattatttatttttttatttttttttttcttccgtACATCGTGCATGAGCATCTGGAGTTAATAGAGATTTTAAAATGATTCTTCTTTGCTCCAGTAATTCCCTATATTTAGAATATGCAATGAGAATAATGTACAACATATATGTAGTTGTTCCTGTAGGTTTGCAaacgcatatgtatatatgtatacgcggtgtaatataataaaaaacattttacgTAGCTGTCTTTtcaatcttttttttattttcaaatatatatgttgttaAAGTACTCTTGCTTCTGTTTGATCTCCAATTCCTTCTTCGTTTTCTACAATAAcgatgtgaaaaaaaaaaaaaagaaaaatgatgtacatgtacatacatacttatataaatacacatttgtacgtgtacgtatgtatatgcacatatatatatacatgttaaaatatttttcaaaggAAACTAAAAGATTACATTTTCCAAATTCTGCCTAGAGAACTCTAATAATTTGGAGTTGGACTCAGCTTTTtcaatattcatttttttgcttcCTTCAGAAATgtgatatttatttaatataatttgcaGACGATtggtttatattattttatatatattgataatgGGGGGAAAGTGGTGAAAGCAATAAAAGCAGTAAAAACAGTAAAAACAGTAAAATCTGTTAACCTACGAATATGTTAAAATGACAAGCTGTAACTTTTTCGcttataatattaagaaaacgAAGAAATACAAGACCCATTATTTTTTGCTAGGTAAACATACTAAcacatttacataaatatgtgcataaaaatgaatacataaatatacgcataaaaatgaatacgtaaatatacgcataaaaataaatacgtaaatatatatttcataaaaatatacatatatatacgcataataaatatatatacataaatatatacttacatataacATGTATATTCAGTATATAATCCATAACACGACATTCACACGAAAGCTACCAATTTTGCcctaattattattactgttactacttttactttattattatttttactatgtttttcgttattttattattattatttattattttattagcgctgaattatattttaatttttctccttttcatttctttttggaaataattaaaacacCTCAAAATTTATCAACATGAAGGGCAAAAGTTTTTAACAAACACTAAACtgtttataaatttgtttatcAGGCTGTTAAAATTGTTCGTTCGTTCATTCGTTCATTCGTTCATTCGTTCATTCGTTCATTCGTTCATTCGTTCATTCGTTCATTCGTTCATTCGTTCAttcgttttaattttttttttttttccccaatTATTTgacatatatttcttttctttttattttgatatatgcGCTAGCTCCAGTTACTGTGCATATTTgcttaaacaaatatatttttaagtgtttctaaaaaataaaaataatggcATTTATTAAAAGGGGGGATTtaccattatatatatatatattacattttttttatttttcatataccaaaaaaatatgaagttaacatgtacatatatgtatatgtatatatatatgtatacaatatTTGAAATCCTTTTAAAATGATACTTAAATGAGATAAAAATGCAATTTTTGTAAAGCTCATAAAgacattaaataaaacatgtTAAAAGAAGGtagtttaaattatttttcatttgattTATTTGACAAGTGTACCTAATGTAACATTTAAAAGAGGGAATACGCATACAAAAGATAAAAAcatcaaaattaaaaagaaggTTAAGctacatacataaaaatttttttttaggatATAAACACAAGCTATATGTAGGTATGTAAATATGAGGatataagtaatatatacatatatatacatatatatatatgtataatattattttgaaactttatgaaatttttaatatttttaaaattttttaaatattgaaatttttgaattttatgaaatctttgaaatatttgaaatttttaaaatatttgaaatatatgaaatttacGAGAATTTTAATATGCTTAAGTTTTATTGTatcatattttgtttttattacgttaatatatttgacTGACCTCATATTGCAGCTTAGTTTTTtggtttatttttatgccaATACTTTATGACagtatatacgtattttattttgcttttttcgAAAAACTCAAGAGGACATATTAAAGAAGAGAAAAGCTCATTGAAGCGAACATATCTAAGTCAAAGTATTTAGCAACatcaaatgaacaaaaaataaaacaaaaaatgaaatataacaaaatagcaATATAGcaatatagcaaaatagcAATATAGCAATATAGcaatatagcaaaataacaatatagcaaaatagcaaaataacaatatagcaaaatagcaaaataacaatatagcaaaatagcaaaataacaatatagcaaaatagcaaaatagcaaaataacatattgaagattatatatatatatatttttttttttttttttttaaagctatttttaataagatTTTTCTTACGACAACTAGCAGACAAATTTTATACGTAGCAAATGTATAAGAAGCTAcaaaataagaattattattgtaattgTTTGAAGCAGTgaaattttgttttctcGATGTAGGTGTGCCATATTTttacagttttttttttaaataatccTTATGTGTttattaagtaaatatatgcgATCGATTGTTACATGTAAATGCGCCTATAAACGGACACAcaaatgcacatatatatatatatatatatatatatatatatatatatatatatatatatatattaatcatATTTGTAAacgttatatatttacactaCGGGCTACAATTGTCTTCACCaaaattacaatttattttacagtgctcactatttttataaaagtacaTCCTAGCTAACTGATTTTGTATCATGGTCATTCTGCTTAATTGGCGGTATAAAGCTAAGTAGATTATTTATTACACATCTTGAGAGAGAATACagtatacacatgtacacacGCATATAACATGTATACAAAtcaatataatacatatttgtaacaaatgaataatatcTGAATATCTCATATTACAAGCGttacaaaattattgaagaagaaaatggGACCATACGAAAAAGGCATACATAATAATGCGAACATTTTCAGACGTACACATCTTTTTTGAAGAGATCGAATGAATATATTCGTACAGGTTTAAACAagtgaacatatatatataaataaatataaaaattacatatgcacctatatatgtatgtataaataaatatacgtatgtgtatattttgaTCAATTTGCGTACAAATCCTAAACAAAACCGCTTGAGTGCATTTTTAGCGTCTCTGAATGgtagaaggaaaaaaaaaaaaaaaaaaaaaaaagaaagaaggaAGGAAAGAaggaaagaaagaaaaataaaagaccTATTCAAACATATTTGCTATTACAACACTTTAGAAAAGAAgcttcttatattttttttttggatcaAAATAGTTAGAcaacataatttaaatagtTGCTTCCAAACATAGTCGAAATAAGGAAGAGCTTTTCAGGGGACATCTATTACTGAggatataatttaaaaaaaaaaaattgagaaaAAGGTGTGAATAGTTTTAACCTTATTAAAACATTGTAGAAGGTTCTATGTGTCAAATTGTACAAAAAAGTGTAGACAAAACTGTATAGATATCGTTTACAAAAGTacagaaaattttttgtacaaAATTGTGTACCGCCTTAAAGAACAGTTCTTTCCGAGGAGCGCAAATCTTTGTGGGGGAAAAGCATGGGAGTTCCGACCTTCTACAGATGGCTGGTAACCAGGTATCCAAAAGTAGCGAAATCGATTTATGAAGTTAGAGACAGTGATGTATATTCAAGAAGAACAAGGGTAGAAGAAAATGGGGAATTTTTTAAGGTCCACGATTTGAGTGATTATGTAAATAACACAGATGACATGCACAGTTCAGATAATATCAATGGATATTTTGacaatttatatttagatATGAATGGTATAATTCACTTATGTTCCCATAGTGATAATTGTAAAAGAGCAAAAAGTAATGAAGAAATATTTCTTaacatatttctttatatagaAAGATTGTTTGATATTATTGAACCAAAGAAACTTCTATACATGGCTATTGATGGAGTTGCCCCTAAAGCTAAAATGAATCAACAAAGAAGTAGAAGATTTAAATCCATTTTATGTTCGGAAATAGAAAGAAGAGCATATATGCAATTaagagaaaaatttttagCAGAAAATCGAGTAGTCCCTGAAGAATCGAGCTACTGGGAcagtaatataataacacCTGGTACTCAGTTTATGCATGAATTATCTGTtgctttaaaatattttattgaacataaaattacaaatgatgtaaaatggaaaaaagttGTTGTCATATTTTCAGATGCTAATGTATGTGGAGAAGGagaacataaaatttttaattttataaaatcacAAAGAGCACAAAAAGGATTTGATCCTAATACTAGACATGTTATTCATGGAATGGATGCAGATTTAATTATGCTTTCTTTAGCTAGTCATGAACCTTACTTTTATATACTAAGAGAAGTAATTGAATTAGATTCAAAAGGAGAAGAAAAGCCCCCAAAAAAAGACTATGTAGGTATGTTGAAAAGTAAAGAAGATTTACATTTCTGTAGTACTTATGTTAAACCTAACGACACAAGAGTAGCAcggaataaatataatgatcCTAATTACGCAAATGTTCATATGAGTAAGAATTGTACActtaattatgaaaattggAATGAATTACAAATTTTAGACTTAACTATTTTAAGAGAATATTTAGcaaaagattttttttttgattcaaattataatatagaaaGATGTATtgatgattttatttttatctgttTTTTATGTGGAAATGATTTCCTTCCTCACTTACCATCAATATCTATAGCAGGTGGTAGTATTGATCaactaattttattataccaGAAGGTTTTGCCACATTTAGGTAATTACTTAATTAATGAAGGagttataaatttaaaatcaTTTACTAAATATGTTTCATTCATTGCAGAAGTCGAAAGGGAAACATTCATTTCTCAGTacgattttaaaaaaaaaagagaaaaaagggaCCTACAAAAAGATACCTTAAAAAGGGTAAAGTGCTCCGACCCGCAGAGCACCAATTTACCCGAACTAGATGACTTAGTCGCTTCAGATGTTTTGCCAGAAACAAATGGGAATATTTCAAACAGTAGAGAGAAAAAGCAGTTGGACAAGCCAGACATTGCAATGGGGGATGCTTCAACGACAGGGGCAACATCAACAACCAATACTGTTTCGAAGAAAGTACTATACGAGTCAAAAATTCTGAGCATGCAGCCGATAAGAAATTTCAagtacaaagaaaaaaaaggcgAAAAGAGCATCAACTTTCTTATCCGTCCCATCTCCAACTCGTCCGAGCATCTTTATGATGAGCATTATAGCGAACACCACCTGAGCGAGCAGCAACTGAACGAACACCGTAGCTCCATTCGAAGCAATAACGACGAGGAATCCAGAAGTAGtagtataattaaaaataagaaatgcACGGATAATAGTCCGTATAGTAGTAATACTCCAAATGAGGACAGAGTTGAAAATAATGCTATTACAAATGAAGGGAAATTAGTACCAGCAGAGGAACAAGATAAAACGAAAGATATGAGAGATATTAATGAATTTAATCAATTACTAAAAGAGGCTATTAAAAAAGCAAATGAGTGTGAGAATCCTAAGGAAGATGTTGAATTAGGTAGTGATGAAAACCCCGAAgttataagaataaaatattataaatctAAATTTCATTTAGATGATACAGATTATATAGATGAATTTGTTAAAGAAgttgtttataaatatattgaagGTTTA encodes:
- a CDS encoding apoptosis-related protein, producing the protein MNIEKAESNSKLLEFSRQNLENKTKKELEIKQKQEELLEQRRIILKSLLTPDAHARLSRIAIVKEEKARKIEDIIIRNSQMGLLHKKIDEDQLIKIIEQISERICKKEPIRRRKQFDDDDDFNEEDYM
- a CDS encoding exoribonuclease; this translates as MGVPTFYRWLVTRYPKVAKSIYEVRDSDVYSRRTRVEENGEFFKVHDLSDYVNNTDDMHSSDNINGYFDNLYLDMNGIIHLCSHSDNCKRAKSNEEIFLNIFLYIERLFDIIEPKKLLYMAIDGVAPKAKMNQQRSRRFKSILCSEIERRAYMQLREKFLAENRVVPEESSYWDSNIITPGTQFMHELSVALKYFIEHKITNDVKWKKVVVIFSDANVCGEGEHKIFNFIKSQRAQKGFDPNTRHVIHGMDADLIMLSLASHEPYFYILREVIELDSKGEEKPPKKDYVGMLKSKEDLHFCSTYVKPNDTRVARNKYNDPNYANVHMSKNCTLNYENWNELQILDLTILREYLAKDFFFDSNYNIERCIDDFIFICFLCGNDFLPHLPSISIAGGSIDQLILLYQKVLPHLGNYLINEGVINLKSFTKYVSFIAEVERETFISQYDFKKKREKRDLQKDTLKRVKCSDPQSTNLPELDDLVASDVLPETNGNISNSREKKQLDKPDIAMGDASTTGATSTTNTVSKKVLYESKILSMQPIRNFKYKEKKGEKSINFLIRPISNSSEHLYDEHYSEHHLSEQQLNEHRSSIRSNNDEESRSSSIIKNKKCTDNSPYSSNTPNEDRVENNAITNEGKLVPAEEQDKTKDMRDINEFNQLLKEAIKKANECENPKEDVELGSDENPEVIRIKYYKSKFHLDDTDYIDEFVKEVVYKYIEGLAWVLAYYFQACPMWNWFYPYYYAPLSSDLIIDNINIHFEKDEPLLPLEQLLCVLPSNSSHCLPKMYRDLMVRHDSPIIDFYPKTFKEEENGKKYKYQWVILLPFVDKDRIIKHARPLHDTLTDEEKKRNRRGLNKIYMNSTHELSRQITKSIKKYVKEFKEKENEQQTQDDTEKETINHQSDDSLNKQEEKNTTHVEQDINGEIKTKKNNNSTYEHFFKNMNITIPINNSNNMNLFGYLNCKHEESDVHILKKIFKFSSNFSTSCNSAFFIQPEFKKHVSSLLPNHINPKKVLTILDINNEERKLRFNAPAAKRMILNSLSNNHPQIYSYSKFNHFKNLDVNHVHYNNAANHANHANHANHANRSNYANDHRTNGSQNYNRYSNSNNNGNYNSSNYNNSSYNNGSSKGNMNHDPYTNSQKNYWHHHNQNYQNGQNYLNDKNYQNSQNYQNSQNYQNYQNSNYSNNYPSLPYKNSSMYKMPNNNSAPHTRDNKRDNNYSTYNNSSNYNNYNNHNNSSNYNSSTYKGGNYNSGNYNNGNYNNGNYNNGNYNNGNYNSYTNQRNSYSKDGAKYESPYKVSYNTNYNNNHGKYKNDRSTSQHVHNTSGNYLNDYRSYNNSGSGNHNNNNNNNSSSNMHSNSHNNSNRNYNEGNYYERNSFKNNVNSTSGVNKKTNHYNRSMPYKDKEY